The Parafrankia discariae genomic interval GGTGGTTTCGCCGGCCGGTTCGTCGTCTGGGCCGCCAGTGTCGTGAAGACCACCGTCGAGATCGTCCGGAAGAAGGAAGGCCAGAAAGGCTTCCAGCCACTCCCGAGACGCTGGGTGGTGGAACGCACCCTGGCGTGGATCACCGCACATCGCCGCCTCGCCCGTGACTACGAACGCGACCCGGCCAGCTCCACGGCCTTCGTCCACTGGGCCATGATCCGCACCATGGCCCGCCGCCTCGCCCGCCACGCTCCCGTCCCACGCTGGACCCCCCGAAAGACAACCGAGAGCTAAACAACATCAAGATTCAGGACAGGCACTCAGGCCGGATCGGCGCGGAACCGAATGACGAGCCGGCCCCTGGTTCCGCCCCGCTCGAGTCGAGCGTGCGCCTCGCCCGCCTGGTCGGGCGGGAACACTCCGGCGACCCGCAGGGTGAGACGCCCCTCCTCCACGAGCTGGCGCAGTCGGTCGAGCTTCGCCTGCTCGTGGCGGTAGTCCCGGACCCACACCTGGTGCACCGTGATGCCGCGCTCGGTCTCGCCGCCGGACGGCCGCACCGCGGCGAGCGCGCCGCCGTCGCGCACGGCCGGCAGGACGAGGGCACCGAGCAGGGCCGCGTCGACGAGGGCGTCCACTCCGCCGGGCGCCACTTCACGGATCCGTCGGGCGACGTCGTCACCACGCCGCACCACCGCGTCGGCGCCGAACGAGGCCACCAGGTCCTCGTCGGATTCGGCCGCGTCGGCGATCACCCGCAGACCGTCCACCTTGGCGAGCTGAACCACGTATCCGCCCAGCGTTCCGGCCGCCCCGGTCACCGCGACCGTGCCGCCCGGCGGGACGGCGAGCAGGTCGAGCGCGCGCCGCGCCGTGAGCCCGTTCATCGGTAGCGTGGCGGCCTCGACGAGGGTGCGGCCCGCCGGAGTCCGCGCCACGGACGTGGGCGCCACGACGATGCTGTCGCCGTAGCCCCCGTGACTTCCCCTGGGCATCACGATCGCCATCACCGACTCGCCGACCGCGAGGCCGGTCCCGGTGTCCGGGCCG includes:
- a CDS encoding transposase — protein: GGFAGRFVVWAASVVKTTVEIVRKKEGQKGFQPLPRRWVVERTLAWITAHRRLARDYERDPASSTAFVHWAMIRTMARRLARHAPVPRWTPRKTTES
- a CDS encoding NADP-dependent oxidoreductase, with the protein product MRVVGVTPDAYGGPEALRLFELPDRHAGPGKIRIAVHAAAVNPTDTVVRSGLAHERQQGVDPPYVPGMDVAGVIDEIGPDTGTGLAVGESVMAIVMPRGSHGGYGDSIVVAPTSVARTPAGRTLVEAATLPMNGLTARRALDLLAVPPGGTVAVTGAAGTLGGYVVQLAKVDGLRVIADAAESDEDLVASFGADAVVRRGDDVARRIREVAPGGVDALVDAALLGALVLPAVRDGGALAAVRPSGGETERGITVHQVWVRDYRHEQAKLDRLRQLVEEGRLTLRVAGVFPPDQAGEAHARLERGGTRGRLVIRFRADPA